Proteins encoded by one window of Prevotella nigrescens:
- a CDS encoding sulfide-dependent adenosine diphosphate thiazole synthase — protein MIEKKVSKGIISTYFAKMEKCLELDVVIVGGGPSGIAAAYYMAKAGLKVALFDRKLSPGGGMWGGAMMFNQLVVQEEALEIIKDFDINYEPYEDGLYTADSVESTSALLYKATHAGATIFNCYSVEDVVFKNDIVSGVVVNWTPVLREGLHVDPLNIMAKFVVDGTGHDSEMCQVVARKNGIKLNTATGDVIGERSLDVAEGERQVVEGTKEIYPGLYVCGMASSAVGGTPRMGPIFGGMLLSGKKVAEAIIERLK, from the coding sequence ATGATTGAGAAAAAAGTTTCAAAAGGAATTATCAGCACCTATTTTGCCAAGATGGAAAAGTGTCTCGAACTCGATGTTGTCATTGTTGGCGGCGGTCCTTCGGGCATTGCAGCAGCTTACTACATGGCAAAAGCAGGACTTAAAGTGGCACTCTTCGACCGCAAGCTATCGCCGGGCGGTGGTATGTGGGGCGGTGCAATGATGTTCAACCAACTGGTTGTACAGGAAGAAGCCTTGGAAATCATCAAGGATTTCGACATCAACTACGAGCCTTACGAAGACGGTTTATACACTGCCGACTCGGTGGAAAGCACCTCCGCCCTACTCTACAAGGCCACCCACGCAGGCGCAACCATCTTCAATTGCTATTCAGTCGAGGACGTTGTGTTTAAGAACGACATTGTGAGCGGTGTGGTTGTGAACTGGACACCCGTGCTCCGCGAAGGATTGCACGTAGACCCTTTGAACATTATGGCAAAGTTTGTGGTAGACGGAACAGGCCACGACAGCGAGATGTGCCAAGTGGTTGCACGCAAAAACGGCATTAAGCTCAACACGGCAACAGGCGATGTGATTGGCGAACGCTCGTTAGACGTGGCGGAAGGCGAACGCCAAGTGGTGGAAGGCACAAAGGAAATATACCCTGGCTTGTATGTTTGCGGTATGGCATCGTCGGCAGTTGGTGGCACGCCACGTATGGGACCCATCTTCGGCGGTATGCTTCTTTCTGGCAAGAAGGTGGCGGAAGCCATTATCGAACGTTTGAAATAG
- a CDS encoding thiamine phosphate synthase has product MYLIIITEPQFTDNEAAIIAQLLHWGVDLMHLRKPESSADELAKLIEAIPTAYHNRLVLHDHFDLATHFTLHGLHLNRRNSVLPPNHKGTVSQSCHTLDEVKVCKTKCNYVFLSPVFNSISKLGYTSAFTPKALSEAKKQGVIDQKVVALGGITAANIDKTKYYGFGGGALLGDIWSRTADKNFEEYVRKIVEICHV; this is encoded by the coding sequence ATGTATCTCATTATAATTACCGAACCACAGTTTACCGACAACGAGGCAGCCATTATCGCACAACTGCTGCATTGGGGCGTAGACCTTATGCACCTACGGAAACCCGAAAGCAGTGCCGACGAATTGGCAAAGCTCATCGAAGCCATTCCCACAGCCTACCATAACCGCCTTGTACTGCACGATCATTTCGATTTAGCTACCCATTTCACACTACACGGACTACACTTAAACCGCCGAAACAGCGTGCTGCCGCCAAACCACAAAGGCACGGTTTCGCAATCGTGCCACACGTTAGACGAAGTGAAAGTCTGCAAAACAAAGTGCAACTATGTTTTTCTCAGCCCTGTTTTCAATAGTATTTCAAAGCTGGGATATACCTCTGCATTCACGCCAAAAGCCCTTTCCGAAGCGAAAAAGCAAGGCGTTATCGACCAAAAAGTAGTTGCCTTGGGAGGTATTACCGCAGCCAACATCGACAAAACAAAGTATTACGGCTTTGGCGGCGGCGCACTTTTGGGCGATATTTGGAGCAGAACAGCAGACAAGAACTTTGAAGAGTACGTGCGCAAAATCGTCGAAATTTGCCACGTATAA
- a CDS encoding TonB-dependent receptor has product MKRNLILLLSLFCALISMAQGTDAMLFGDVKAKETGEHLPHATITVKGTTLKTKCDASGHFKMTDLPVGKQIVVANLEGYQEQEIEVEMVSGKGTAVYFKLDKDALELSQVVVTGTRTEHFVKNVPIRTEVLTSQALKRKNALNLYDALEGVPGIRVEQQCQFCNFSMVRMQGLGAEHTQVLLDGEPVYSGLAGVYGLQQMGTNDIDRLEVVKGAGSALYGSSAVAGAINIISKEPTFEPSVNADIQYGNFGHKSYKGAGSIRYRNIGLLVTAQRTEEDAVDATQDGLTRDEVKHKDQISDRVYSLMNNVGASIYVYSPFAKNDKLVLRAKAMDELRYGGNMKDNLFLNPFSAGTENIRTNRISTDMAYTLPLGSHSELNLAMAYVHHKRNATNDTFLSNYREATKDATHPDGIDPDIELMRPYIAKENTFTPSLTLTQNCGNHTLLAGVQGYFTRLNETGLYIISAEEERGNPYFGIPYTSIGKKHANEFGFFVQDEWNILPNLTVVPGLRLDTHSSGEEYTTSQKVSDYAFPQTHFSKTSFSPRLAIKYSVSPSFVLRANIGTGFRAPYGFSEDLHLCSGSPRVWKSSSLKGERSISYNLSADYYARNVQLSANIFRTDLKDKIQFAPASDEVKKFGYTYQWENVDDAYVQGIELGVKWNPFRDFKAGVNWTINQGKFKHERAEWSDPESDECKEAPQRLAYAKDSKYISRFPAMTGDLNLEYTPGTWSFALTGSLQGKMYIDYNSEDAPKTSKIKKTDTFTLWNLRVAKRFGSFSVYGGGKNIFSYLQDEKHGDDAAFMYAPVYGATWYAGVSFTL; this is encoded by the coding sequence ATGAAAAGAAATCTTATTTTATTATTAAGTCTGTTTTGTGCCCTTATATCCATGGCACAAGGTACAGACGCCATGCTTTTTGGAGATGTTAAAGCCAAAGAGACAGGTGAACACCTCCCTCATGCAACCATTACCGTGAAAGGTACGACCTTAAAAACCAAGTGCGACGCTTCGGGACACTTTAAGATGACGGACCTGCCGGTAGGAAAACAAATTGTTGTTGCCAACCTCGAGGGTTATCAGGAACAGGAAATTGAGGTTGAAATGGTCAGCGGCAAAGGTACTGCCGTCTACTTTAAACTGGACAAGGACGCTTTAGAGCTTAGCCAAGTTGTGGTAACAGGCACACGTACCGAGCACTTTGTAAAGAACGTTCCTATCCGCACGGAAGTGCTGACATCGCAGGCTTTGAAACGCAAAAATGCCCTAAACCTATACGATGCACTCGAAGGAGTGCCCGGTATTCGTGTAGAACAGCAATGCCAATTCTGCAACTTCTCAATGGTTCGCATGCAGGGTCTTGGTGCCGAACACACACAGGTGCTGCTCGATGGCGAACCCGTGTACTCTGGTCTTGCAGGTGTTTACGGCTTGCAACAGATGGGTACGAACGACATAGACCGCCTCGAAGTGGTGAAAGGCGCAGGCTCTGCCCTCTATGGAAGTAGTGCTGTGGCTGGCGCAATCAACATTATCTCGAAGGAACCCACCTTCGAGCCATCGGTAAATGCCGACATTCAGTATGGAAACTTCGGGCACAAGAGCTACAAAGGTGCCGGTTCTATACGCTATCGGAATATTGGCTTGCTGGTTACGGCACAACGCACGGAAGAAGATGCCGTCGATGCAACACAGGACGGACTGACCCGCGACGAGGTAAAGCATAAGGACCAGATTTCCGACAGGGTCTACAGCCTTATGAACAACGTCGGTGCAAGCATCTACGTGTATAGTCCCTTTGCAAAGAACGACAAGCTCGTGCTTCGCGCAAAGGCAATGGACGAACTCCGTTATGGCGGAAACATGAAGGACAACCTGTTCTTAAACCCCTTCTCAGCAGGCACCGAGAACATCAGAACCAACCGCATTTCAACTGATATGGCCTACACTTTGCCACTCGGTTCGCACTCGGAACTGAACCTTGCAATGGCTTACGTGCACCATAAGCGCAACGCAACCAACGATACTTTCCTGTCTAACTACAGAGAGGCAACCAAAGATGCAACGCATCCTGACGGTATTGACCCCGATATAGAGCTCATGCGACCATACATTGCCAAGGAAAATACATTCACTCCTTCGCTTACGCTGACCCAGAACTGTGGAAATCACACTTTGCTTGCGGGTGTTCAAGGCTACTTTACCCGTTTGAACGAAACTGGTCTTTACATTATCTCGGCTGAAGAAGAAAGAGGTAACCCATACTTCGGTATTCCTTACACATCTATCGGTAAGAAGCACGCCAACGAATTTGGCTTCTTTGTTCAAGACGAATGGAACATATTGCCCAACCTTACCGTTGTGCCTGGCTTGCGTTTAGACACCCACTCTTCTGGCGAAGAATACACAACAAGCCAAAAAGTGTCTGACTATGCCTTCCCACAGACCCACTTCAGCAAGACTTCGTTCAGTCCTCGTCTTGCCATCAAGTATTCTGTGAGCCCTTCATTCGTACTCCGTGCAAATATTGGTACAGGCTTCCGTGCTCCTTACGGTTTCTCTGAAGACTTGCACCTCTGCTCTGGTTCGCCACGTGTATGGAAGTCGTCAAGTCTCAAGGGTGAGCGTTCTATCAGCTACAACCTCTCTGCCGACTACTATGCAAGAAACGTTCAGTTGAGCGCAAACATTTTCCGCACCGACTTGAAGGACAAGATACAGTTTGCTCCTGCAAGCGATGAAGTGAAGAAATTCGGCTATACATACCAGTGGGAGAACGTAGACGACGCATACGTGCAAGGTATTGAACTTGGCGTAAAGTGGAATCCATTCAGAGATTTCAAGGCTGGTGTGAACTGGACAATCAACCAAGGCAAGTTCAAACATGAACGCGCAGAATGGTCTGACCCAGAATCAGACGAATGCAAAGAAGCTCCTCAGCGTTTAGCTTACGCCAAAGACAGCAAGTACATCTCTCGTTTCCCTGCTATGACGGGCGACTTAAACCTCGAATACACTCCTGGTACTTGGTCGTTTGCACTCACAGGTTCTCTGCAAGGCAAGATGTACATCGACTATAACTCTGAAGATGCGCCAAAGACATCTAAGATTAAGAAGACAGACACTTTCACTTTGTGGAACCTCCGTGTAGCTAAGCGTTTCGGTTCGTTCAGCGTTTATGGTGGCGGAAAGAACATCTTCAGCTATCTGCAAGACGAAAAGCATGGCGACGACGCAGCATTTATGTATGCTCCTGTATATGGTGCAACATGGTATGCAGGCGTTAGCTTCACCCTCTAA
- a CDS encoding threonine/serine exporter ThrE family protein — protein MKYKESVSLANETSAFIAEYAAWMYGCGATCTRIKENVARIADKWNINCHLLIMPGSVELMVFDPTTEQSSVVIKRAPHTGISFYKNTYLSQLSWDIADGHVDLDEANKTLTEVSAAPFTNKWLVLLLTSLANLSFCRVFGGDLAAMLIVFVATFIGFRLKQILLEDGMNVKFVFLICAFFSSVIAASGYIFGWGNKPEVALGTCVLYLIPGIPYINSISDLMAGEYLVAYSRFMDAMILTFCLSVGLAAGILLMNLKLLS, from the coding sequence ATGAAGTATAAGGAATCTGTTTCTCTCGCCAACGAAACCAGCGCCTTTATCGCTGAATATGCCGCATGGATGTACGGTTGTGGTGCTACATGCACTCGCATAAAGGAGAATGTAGCCCGCATTGCCGATAAGTGGAACATAAACTGTCACCTTCTGATAATGCCTGGTAGCGTGGAACTGATGGTATTCGACCCCACCACGGAACAATCTTCCGTGGTTATAAAAAGAGCGCCCCACACAGGTATCAGCTTCTATAAGAACACATATTTAAGCCAGTTAAGCTGGGATATAGCCGACGGACACGTAGATTTGGACGAGGCAAACAAAACCCTTACAGAAGTCAGTGCAGCACCTTTCACCAACAAATGGTTGGTGTTGCTGCTGACATCGCTTGCCAATCTTTCGTTCTGCCGTGTCTTTGGCGGCGACCTTGCGGCAATGCTGATAGTCTTTGTTGCCACTTTCATAGGCTTTCGGCTGAAGCAGATACTGCTCGAAGATGGTATGAACGTTAAGTTCGTCTTCCTGATTTGCGCCTTCTTCTCATCTGTAATCGCCGCTTCGGGCTACATCTTCGGCTGGGGGAACAAACCCGAAGTAGCCCTTGGAACGTGCGTGCTGTATCTAATTCCGGGCATACCCTACATAAACAGCATCAGCGACCTTATGGCAGGCGAATATCTTGTGGCATACAGCCGTTTCATGGACGCCATGATACTCACCTTCTGCCTGTCCGTGGGCTTGGCGGCAGGTATCCTTCTCATGAATCTCAAACTATTATCATAA
- a CDS encoding thiamine phosphate synthase translates to MNNIQFITHENQRFDYVEGAEMALRGGCKWVQLRMKDTTDNKFLSIGRKVAALCRSYNATFLLDDRVHLVAELGADGVHLGKNDMPISEARRILGNEKIIGGTANTFADVQHLAAQGADYIGCGPFRYTPTKRNLAPILGLEGFQNILKQMQQAGINLPLIAIGGIVSTDIAALRDIGVNGIAVSGAVLGAADPIKEMKKLIEI, encoded by the coding sequence ATGAACAACATACAGTTTATTACACACGAGAACCAACGGTTTGACTACGTTGAAGGTGCTGAAATGGCACTCCGTGGCGGTTGCAAATGGGTGCAGTTGCGTATGAAAGACACTACCGACAACAAGTTTCTAAGCATTGGACGCAAGGTTGCTGCGCTCTGCCGTAGCTATAATGCAACGTTTCTGCTCGACGACCGTGTGCATTTAGTTGCCGAACTCGGTGCCGACGGCGTGCATCTTGGCAAGAACGATATGCCCATCAGCGAAGCACGGCGCATACTTGGCAACGAAAAAATAATTGGTGGAACCGCCAATACCTTTGCTGACGTGCAGCATTTGGCAGCACAAGGAGCAGACTACATAGGGTGCGGTCCTTTCAGATACACACCCACGAAACGCAACCTTGCCCCTATTCTCGGCTTGGAAGGCTTCCAAAACATTCTAAAACAAATGCAGCAAGCGGGCATCAACCTACCGCTCATTGCCATTGGCGGTATCGTCAGCACCGATATTGCAGCACTTCGAGACATAGGCGTAAACGGAATAGCCGTCAGCGGAGCTGTACTCGGAGCAGCAGACCCCATTAAAGAAATGAAGAAACTAATAGAAATATAA
- the thiD gene encoding bifunctional hydroxymethylpyrimidine kinase/phosphomethylpyrimidine kinase encodes MMHYVKTLTIAGSDSGGGAGIQADIKTMSALGCYASSVVTAVTAQNTKQVFCIQNIEAAVVEAQLRAVLTDLRPDAIKIGMVGCAENIKTIAQVLAEYNDIPLVIDPVMISTSGNKLMEEEAIGIFCQHLLPMATVLTPNIAEAEVLARRTIATVADIDEAAEEILKLGCKALLIKGGHIEDSTKTDRLYFSDNSKPLIFETETIDSFNTHGTGCTLSSAIAAFLARGLRLEEAVAMAKNYISQAIREGANVCIGSGHGAVNHFFCPEKLIKR; translated from the coding sequence ATGATGCACTATGTAAAAACTCTTACGATAGCAGGCTCCGACAGCGGAGGAGGCGCAGGAATACAGGCAGATATTAAAACAATGTCGGCTTTAGGGTGTTACGCCTCATCGGTTGTTACGGCTGTTACTGCACAAAACACGAAGCAAGTGTTCTGCATTCAGAACATCGAAGCTGCGGTTGTAGAGGCTCAGCTGCGTGCCGTTCTCACCGATTTGCGCCCTGATGCCATTAAAATAGGTATGGTGGGGTGTGCCGAAAACATCAAGACAATCGCACAAGTATTGGCTGAATACAACGATATTCCACTCGTCATAGACCCCGTAATGATTTCCACATCGGGCAATAAACTTATGGAAGAGGAAGCGATTGGCATCTTCTGCCAACATCTTTTACCTATGGCGACAGTGCTGACGCCCAACATTGCCGAAGCAGAAGTTTTGGCACGCCGTACAATCGCAACGGTAGCAGACATTGACGAGGCTGCTGAAGAAATCCTAAAACTTGGTTGCAAGGCACTATTAATAAAAGGTGGACACATAGAAGACAGCACAAAGACCGACCGTCTTTACTTTTCCGACAACAGCAAACCGCTAATCTTTGAAACCGAAACCATCGATTCGTTCAACACACACGGCACAGGCTGCACGCTCTCTTCGGCGATTGCGGCTTTCTTAGCTCGTGGTTTAAGGCTCGAAGAAGCCGTTGCAATGGCTAAAAACTATATCTCGCAAGCCATAAGAGAGGGGGCAAACGTGTGCATTGGCAGCGGACACGGAGCGGTAAACCATTTCTTTTGTCCTGAAAAACTAATAAAACGATGA
- the thiC gene encoding phosphomethylpyrimidine synthase ThiC, whose product MKNENIKISYPNSEKIYKRGTIYPELKVGMRRILLTPTVTNEGGKRIELPNDPVVVYDTSGAYSDPNIEIDLNKGLPKLRQSWIEKRKGTQMYYAKKGIITEEMEYVAIRENMDCEALGIKTHITPEFVRDEIAAGRAVIPANINHPESEPMIIGTNFCVKINTNIGNSHENSSIDEEVEKAVWSCKWGGDTLMDLSTGTNIHETREWILRNCPVPVGTVPMYQAFEKVNGKAEKLTWEIFRDTLIEQCEQGVDYFTIHCGIRLKNVHLANGRLTGMVSRGGSIISKWCQVHNEESFLYSHFDDICDICAKYDVAISLGDGLRPGSTYDANDAAQFAELDTMGELVERAWAKDVQAFIEGPGHVPMHKIRENMDRQIEKCHGAPFYTLGPLVTDIAPAYDHITSAIGAAMISWYGTAMICYVTPKEHLSLPNKDDVRTGVITYKIAAHAADLAKGHPGVAVRDNALSKARYEFRWKDQFNLALDPEKALEYWKTSNKVGGKYCTMCGPNFCAMRISQTLEDCECEE is encoded by the coding sequence ATGAAGAACGAAAACATTAAGATTTCTTATCCCAATTCGGAGAAGATTTATAAGCGTGGCACCATCTACCCTGAACTAAAGGTGGGTATGCGCCGCATTCTTCTTACACCAACGGTTACAAACGAAGGTGGCAAACGCATAGAACTCCCCAACGACCCAGTAGTAGTTTACGACACAAGTGGGGCATACAGCGACCCGAACATAGAGATAGACCTCAACAAAGGCTTGCCGAAACTGCGCCAATCGTGGATAGAAAAGCGCAAAGGAACGCAGATGTATTATGCCAAGAAGGGCATTATTACGGAGGAAATGGAATACGTTGCCATTCGCGAAAATATGGATTGCGAGGCTTTGGGCATAAAAACGCACATCACACCCGAGTTCGTTCGCGACGAGATAGCAGCAGGGCGGGCAGTCATTCCTGCCAATATCAACCACCCTGAAAGCGAGCCAATGATTATCGGAACGAACTTCTGTGTGAAAATAAACACCAATATCGGCAACTCACACGAAAATTCGAGCATCGACGAAGAAGTCGAAAAGGCGGTTTGGAGCTGCAAATGGGGTGGCGATACCTTAATGGATTTATCGACAGGAACGAACATTCACGAAACAAGAGAGTGGATTTTGCGCAACTGTCCCGTACCAGTAGGCACCGTTCCAATGTATCAAGCCTTCGAGAAGGTGAACGGCAAGGCTGAGAAACTTACTTGGGAGATATTCCGCGACACACTGATTGAACAGTGCGAGCAAGGCGTTGATTATTTCACAATTCACTGCGGAATCCGCTTGAAGAATGTTCATCTTGCCAACGGACGCCTTACGGGTATGGTGAGTCGTGGCGGAAGCATCATCTCCAAATGGTGTCAGGTGCACAACGAGGAGAGTTTCCTGTACAGCCACTTCGATGACATCTGCGACATTTGCGCCAAATACGACGTTGCAATATCGCTTGGCGACGGTCTACGCCCCGGTTCTACCTACGATGCCAACGATGCTGCACAGTTTGCAGAGTTAGACACAATGGGCGAATTGGTGGAACGGGCGTGGGCAAAAGACGTTCAGGCGTTCATAGAGGGTCCTGGACACGTACCAATGCACAAGATTAGGGAGAATATGGACAGACAGATAGAGAAGTGCCACGGTGCGCCTTTCTACACTTTGGGCCCTCTTGTAACCGACATTGCGCCTGCTTACGACCACATTACGAGTGCCATTGGTGCGGCAATGATAAGCTGGTACGGCACGGCAATGATTTGTTATGTTACCCCAAAAGAGCATCTTTCGCTACCCAATAAGGACGATGTGCGCACAGGAGTAATTACTTACAAGATTGCTGCCCACGCTGCCGACTTGGCAAAAGGGCACCCTGGTGTTGCCGTAAGGGACAATGCGCTCAGCAAAGCCCGCTATGAGTTCCGCTGGAAAGACCAGTTCAACCTTGCACTCGACCCTGAAAAGGCACTCGAATATTGGAAAACATCGAACAAGGTAGGTGGAAAATACTGCACAATGTGTGGCCCTAACTTCTGCGCAATGCGCATCAGTCAGACATTGGAAGACTGCGAGTGCGAAGAATAA
- a CDS encoding threonine/serine exporter family protein, with the protein MDFILSILQDAFFGGLAGIGFASISNPPKNAYKYCFVISAVGHAIRFVLMNNSYYHFGLIVASFVAALSIGFLTVFMARKAKCPPETFSFPSLLPMIPGMYAYRTIEGLVMCLFTENEDLFDHYLYLCTSNGFTCAFDIFGMVLGATMPIFILNKISYTVTRSEK; encoded by the coding sequence ATGGATTTCATTCTTTCAATACTGCAAGATGCATTCTTCGGAGGCTTGGCAGGAATAGGTTTTGCCAGCATCAGCAATCCACCAAAGAATGCTTATAAATACTGCTTTGTCATATCGGCTGTGGGGCACGCCATACGTTTCGTGCTCATGAACAACAGCTACTACCACTTCGGACTGATTGTAGCCAGCTTCGTAGCCGCCCTGAGCATAGGCTTTCTAACGGTGTTCATGGCACGGAAAGCCAAGTGTCCGCCCGAAACATTCTCATTTCCGTCACTCCTGCCCATGATTCCTGGCATGTATGCCTACCGCACCATAGAAGGGCTGGTAATGTGTTTATTTACCGAAAACGAAGATTTATTCGACCATTATTTGTATCTTTGCACATCGAATGGCTTTACCTGTGCATTCGACATCTTTGGAATGGTATTGGGGGCAACTATGCCTATCTTTATCTTAAATAAGATTTCGTACACAGTAACAAGATCCGAAAAATAA
- a CDS encoding serine dehydratase subunit alpha family protein produces the protein MLEKNIREQIIDLMHRQVVPAVGCTEPMAVALCTARATELLGQKPEKISAFLSANILKNAMGVGIPGTGMIGLPIAISLGALIGKSEYQLEVIKDLTPETLEEGKQYVSENRIDIKLKEGITEKLYIEMTCEAGGKKATAIISKTHTNFVYEEADGKVLLDKQVPAEEGAPTDNKDIQLNLKMVWDFATTTPINEIEFILEAKRYNMNAAEEALKGNYGHCVGKTMDRPLSRGLFGNSIYSHILSKTASACDARMGGAMVPVMSNSGSGNQGICATNPVVVFAKENENTPEELVRALTLSHLTAIYIKQNLGTLSALCGCIVACTGSSCGITYLMGGDYNNICYAVKNMIANLTGMVCDGAKPSCALKVSSGVSTAILSAMLSMENHHVTEAEGIIDKDVDKSIRNLTSLGKDAMNEMDIMVLDIMTSKGAC, from the coding sequence ATGCTTGAGAAAAACATACGCGAACAAATCATTGATTTGATGCATCGACAGGTTGTTCCTGCCGTTGGCTGTACCGAACCTATGGCGGTAGCACTCTGTACTGCACGTGCCACAGAGCTGTTGGGGCAGAAACCAGAGAAAATAAGTGCATTCTTGTCTGCAAACATCTTAAAGAACGCAATGGGAGTGGGTATTCCCGGTACAGGAATGATAGGCTTGCCAATCGCCATTTCGTTGGGTGCGCTCATAGGAAAGTCGGAGTATCAGCTTGAAGTAATTAAAGACCTGACGCCCGAAACCTTGGAAGAGGGAAAGCAATATGTAAGCGAAAACCGCATAGACATAAAGCTGAAGGAAGGAATTACCGAGAAATTGTACATCGAAATGACGTGCGAGGCAGGTGGAAAGAAAGCTACTGCCATTATTTCAAAGACACATACAAACTTTGTCTATGAAGAAGCCGACGGCAAAGTGCTGCTTGACAAGCAGGTTCCTGCAGAAGAAGGTGCGCCAACTGATAACAAAGACATTCAGTTGAACTTGAAAATGGTGTGGGATTTCGCAACTACGACACCCATAAACGAAATAGAATTCATTCTCGAAGCTAAGCGTTACAATATGAATGCTGCTGAAGAGGCGTTGAAAGGTAACTACGGACACTGTGTCGGTAAAACAATGGACCGCCCATTGAGCCGCGGTTTGTTCGGCAACAGTATCTATTCGCACATACTTTCTAAAACTGCGTCGGCTTGCGATGCACGTATGGGCGGCGCAATGGTGCCTGTTATGAGCAACAGTGGTTCGGGAAATCAAGGCATTTGTGCAACAAACCCAGTTGTAGTGTTTGCCAAAGAGAACGAAAACACACCCGAAGAGTTGGTGCGTGCGCTCACATTGAGCCACCTCACCGCCATTTATATCAAGCAAAACCTCGGTACCTTGTCGGCACTCTGTGGCTGTATCGTTGCCTGTACGGGCTCAAGTTGTGGCATTACTTATCTGATGGGTGGCGACTACAACAACATTTGCTATGCTGTAAAGAATATGATAGCCAACCTTACAGGTATGGTTTGCGACGGTGCAAAGCCAAGTTGCGCACTGAAAGTTTCGTCAGGCGTATCTACTGCCATACTTTCTGCAATGCTTTCAATGGAAAATCACCACGTAACAGAGGCAGAAGGAATCATCGACAAAGACGTCGACAAGTCTATTCGCAACCTTACCAGCTTGGGCAAGGACGCTATGAACGAAATGGATATAATGGTCTTAGACATTATGACAAGTAAAGGTGCTTGCTAA